The following are from one region of the Nicotiana tomentosiformis chromosome 7, ASM39032v3, whole genome shotgun sequence genome:
- the LOC138895922 gene encoding uncharacterized protein produces the protein MPLAMDVQALVNQFVRLDVLEPSQVLACDVAQSSLLERIKAHYFDDPHLLLLKKTIQWGGSKAVVIGDDGVMHLKGRIFAPNVDRLRDLILEEAHRSRYSINPGATKMCRDLKHHYWWRRMKKDIVAYFSRCLNCQQVKYQHQKLGGLTQRLEILEWK, from the coding sequence atgccactagccatggatgttcaagcTCTGgtcaatcagtttgtgagattggatgtctTGGAGCCCAGCCAGGTTCTTGCTTGTGATGTGGCTCAGTCATcattgttggagcgtatcaaggctcattattttgatgatcctcacttattgCTGTTGAAGAAAACGATTCAATGGGGTGGTTCTAAGGcggttgtgattggtgatgatggtgttatgcatcTTAAAGGCCGGATTTTTGCTCCAAATGTTGAtaggttgagagatttgatccttgaggaggctcacagatCGCGCTATTCCATTAAcccaggtgccacgaagatgtgcCGTGACTTGAAacatcactattggtggcggagaatgaagaaagatattgttgcttatttctctcggtgtttgaattgtcaacaggtgaagtatcaGCATCAGAAATTGGGAGGGTtgactcagagattggagatactggagtggaagtga